Proteins from a genomic interval of Siniperca chuatsi isolate FFG_IHB_CAS linkage group LG10, ASM2008510v1, whole genome shotgun sequence:
- the dlgap4a gene encoding disks large-associated protein 4 isoform X2: MKGLGANRSRHLSDSCEPAGCPQKPLCPVTSDPHSAFLLSPTINHYGTLDPHLHQCSPTSPTALTPDCLLPFSQMSNSSTFPRLHFTSQTDQVDCSQACMAGGGGVGQGSRVGTLSNSLSMGMGLGLGLTGAPMITSGSATISSAAAAKMNRLPSNLLDQLERHLPLQRDGFSTLQFHRGRMSKQRSESPGRIRHLMHSVQKLFAKSQSLENSAIKGSINGRSAGGMTSTTGAGEDGGRPTRRSKSKDRAKTEGPKQRPRPSALGLWSSDDALDTDTTKAGTIAVGYRNPLSMMTLGRAVSDSQARHIPQGYNTISAHTLKTSKSSSDLKFLACPATQVGSKEEEGRIRGSKDDTLVKRGSWSTLTLSQARQVLQKGSATVNRTLLKSKSCHQDLTQQFLQVGGPVPLGDWAGTLGRGRARGTEIPCRRMRSGSYVKAMGDLEDSEDSEGSPKPSPKSAARRHSYLKATQHSLSEQQPPPPPRKPRCYALMREDYLWSPLQSACSMQHLSPLPSLKELSTNRSLDNLDCLVSPLEDPPRHRNNDFSQCSGTLGRGSGTQRVSLHTFFQVCGQGFGHSVPYYEGESQAVEALDLPAPTCFRSRSHSYLRAIQAGCSQDEDTASVDSDSPPPTTKGYSYSSNTISNRKAPPPVPPRTTSKPLISVTLQSSTESAQDIYLDQQDRGSEANSQSGRSNSSDSLCSIRTASLAKGTQPPPAPVPAATPAPAAGSVPPIPAPRDLPPTTTVATTTTSTSTQNDTLSIGFTLEPPPTAPKRKLSSIGIQVDCVLPVLREELLPLAAPLKFQSIGVQVENGRPRCCTISCHNVLLSRDSSMASRQNTETEPQEPQDATPTENNRANCTNSQTVNTTAPNRQDKAMEQQSFKHTSAPSRISTSPPETLDPALDPSSLPPPDPSLETGNCSTHGDAVQPSTLACLRDGNWFLKLLQAETGRMEGWCQQMEQETKDNKLSEEVLGTIRSAVGSAQLLISQKFEQFRGLCNENLNVNANPRPTAQDLAGFWDLLQLSIEDISMKFDELYQLKANNWQLPEKPEKKDDNKQLPSSVPKKQSKPKLSAGKDRSVDSAVDKQRQEARKRLMAAKRAASVRQNSATESADSIEIYVPEAQTRL, translated from the exons ATGAAAGGGTTAGGAGCCAACCGCAGTCGTCACCTGTCTGACTCGTGTGAACCAGCGGGATGCCCCCAGAAGCCTCTCTGtcctgtgacctctgaccctcacAGCGCCTTTCTGTTGAGCCCCACCATAAACCACTATGGCACCCTGGACCCCCATCTCCACCAGTGCTCTCCCACCAGCCCCACCGCCCTGACCCCTGACTGCCTGCTGCCTTTCAGTCAGATGTCCAACAGCAGCACCTTCCCTCGTCTACATTTCACTTCCCAGACTGATCAGGTTGACTGCTCCCAGGCCTGTAtggctggtggtggtggagttGGGCAGGGCAGCAGGGTGGGTACACTATCCAACTCCTTGTCTATGGGCATGGGCTTGGGTCTGGGCCTTACTGGTGCTCCTATGATCACCAGTGGATCAGCCACAATctcctctgcagcagcagccaagATGAATCGGTTACCCTCCAACCTTTTGGATCAGCTAGAGAGGCACCTGCCCCTGCAGCGTGATGGCTTCAGTACGCTGCAGTTTCATAGAGGACGTATGTCAAAGCAACGCAGTGAGAGCCCAGGACGCATACGCCACCTGATGCACTCTGTGCAGAAGCTATTTGCCAAGTCCCAGTCCCTGGAAAACTCTGCAATCAAAGGCAGCATAAACGGGCGCTCTGCTGGAGGAATGACTAGCACCACAGGAGCTGGTGAGGATGGTGGGAGACCAACCCGCAGGAGCAAGAGTAAAGACAGGGCTAAAACTGAGGGGCCAAAGCAGAGACCTAGGCCCAGTGCACTAGGCCTCTGGAGCTCAGATGATGCCCTGGACACTGACACCACCAAAGCTGGCACTATTGCTGTAGGATACCGCAACCCATTGAGCATGATGACTCTTGGCAGAGCGGTGTCAGACAGCCAGGCCAGACATATCCCACAGGGCTACAACACCATTTCTGCACATACTCTCAAGACCTCGAAAAGCAGCAGTGACCTCAAGTTTCTGGCATGCCCGGCGACACAGGTAGGATCcaaggaagaggagggaagaaTCAGGGGAAGCAAGGATGATACACTGGTGAAGAGGGGCTCCTGGTCCACTCTCACCCTCAGCCAGGCCAGGCAAGTGTTGCAGAAGGGCTCTGCTACAGTCAACAGGACCCTTCTTAAATCAAAGTCATGCCACCAAGACCTGACACAACAGTTCCTTCAGGTAGGAGGACCA GTCCCACTGGGGGACTGGGCAGGAACTCTGGGTCGCGGCCGGGCCAGAGGAACTGAGATCCCCTGTCGAAGGATGCGCAGTGGCAGCTATGTGAAAGCTATGGGAGACTTAGAAGACAGCGAGGACTCAGAGGGAAGCCCTAAACCTTCCCCCAAATCCGCTGCTCGTCGCCACAGCTACCTGAAGGCCACCCAGCACTCCCTGAGTGAGCAGCagccacctccacctccacgcAA GCCTCGTTGCTACGCCCTCATGCGGGAGGATTATCTGTGGTCTCCACTACAGAGTGCATGCTCTATGCAGCATCTGAG CCCCCTGCCTTCCCTGAAAGAGCTGTCGACTAATCGGAGCCTCGATAACTTAGACTGCCTGGTAAGCCCGTTGGAGGACCCTCCACGCCACAGGAACAATGATTTCAGCCAATGCTCTGGCACGCTGGGCAGAGGCTCGGGCACTCAG CGTGTGAGTCTGCACACGTTCTTTCAGGTATGCGGGCAGGGCTTTGGGCACTCAGTACCATACTATGAGGGGGAATCACAGGCAGTGGAGGCTCTGGATCTGCCTGCGCCCACGTGTTTCCGGTCGCGCAGCCACAGCTACCTGCGGGCCATCCAGGCGGGCTGCTCCCAGGATGAAGATACGGCCTCTGTGGACTCAGActcaccaccacccaccactaAAGGCTACAGCTACAGCTCCAACACCA TCAGCAATAGGAAGGCTCCTCCTCCAGTCCCACCCCGCACCACATCCAAGCCCCTCATCTCAGTGACATTGCAGAGCAGCACAGAGTCAGCCCAAGACATATACCTTGACCAGCAGGACCGTGGCAGTGAGGCCAACAGCCAGTCAGGACGCAGCAACTCCTCTGACAGTCTCTGTAGCATCCGCACAGCCAGTCTGGCTAAAGGGACCCAGCCTCCACCAGCCCCTGTCCCTGCTGCAACCCCTGCACCTGCTGCAGGCTCTGTACCTCCTATTCCAGCCCCTCGTGATCTCCCTCCCACCACCACTGTCGCCACTACCACCACTTCCACATCTACCCAAAATGACACCCTGAGCATTGGTTTCACCCTAGAGCCGCCCCCGACTGCCCCCAAGAGGAAACTGTCCTCTATCGGAATTCAG GTGGATTGCGTTCTGCCAGTCTTAAGAGAGGAACTACTTCCCCTGGCTGCACCCCTTAAGTTTCAGTCAATTGGAGTTCAAGTGGAGAACGGCAGGCC AAGATGCTGCACCATCAGCTGCCATAATGTCCT TCTCAGCCGGGACAGCAGCATGGCCTCCAGACAAAATACAGAGACTGAGCCTCAGGAGCCCCAGGATGCCACAcccacagaaaacaacagagccAACTGCACCAACAGTCAAACAGTGAATACCACTGCACCCAACAGACAGGACAAAGCCATGGAACAGCAGTCCTTTAAACACACCTCGGCCCCGTCCAGGATATCGACTTCACCCCCAGAGACTCTGGACCCAGCTTTAGATCCCTCCTCGCTGCCACCGCCAGATCCCAGCCTGGAGACCGGAAACTGCAGCACCCATGGAGATGCTGTTCAGCCTAGCACGCTAGCTTGCCTCCGAGACGGTAACTGGTTTCTGAAGCTGCTGCAGGCGGAAACAGGGCGCATGGAGGGCTGGTGTCAACAGATGGAGCAGGAGACCAAAGACAACAAGCTGTCAGAGGAGG TGTTGGGGACAATCCGCAGTGCAGTAGGCAGTGCTCAGCTCCTCATATCACAGAAGTTTGAGCAGTTCAGAGGGCTCTGTAATGAGAACTTG AACGTAAACGCCAACCCCCGACCAACAGCACAGGATCTTGCAGGGTTCTGGGATCTGCTGCAACTTTCAATAGAAGACATCAGCATGAAGTTTGATGAGCTCTACCAGCTAAAAGCCAACAACTGGCAACTTCCTGAGAAACCAGAGAAGAAG GATGACAACAAGCAGCTTCCATCATCTGTGCCAAAGAAGCAGTCTAAGCCCAAGCTGTCAGCGGGGAAGGACAGGAGCGTGGACTCGGCTGTGGACAAGCAGCGGCAAGAAGCCAGGAAACGGCTGATGGCAGCAAAGCGCGCGGCATCAGTACGACAGAATTCCGCCACGGAAAGCGCTGACAGCATCGAAATCTATGTCCCCGAGGCCCAGACCCGCCTCTGA
- the dlgap4a gene encoding disks large-associated protein 4 isoform X1 yields the protein MKGLGANRSRHLSDSCEPAGCPQKPLCPVTSDPHSAFLLSPTINHYGTLDPHLHQCSPTSPTALTPDCLLPFSQMSNSSTFPRLHFTSQTDQVDCSQACMAGGGGVGQGSRVGTLSNSLSMGMGLGLGLTGAPMITSGSATISSAAAAKMNRLPSNLLDQLERHLPLQRDGFSTLQFHRGRMSKQRSESPGRIRHLMHSVQKLFAKSQSLENSAIKGSINGRSAGGMTSTTGAGEDGGRPTRRSKSKDRAKTEGPKQRPRPSALGLWSSDDALDTDTTKAGTIAVGYRNPLSMMTLGRAVSDSQARHIPQGYNTISAHTLKTSKSSSDLKFLACPATQVGSKEEEGRIRGSKDDTLVKRGSWSTLTLSQARQVLQKGSATVNRTLLKSKSCHQDLTQQFLQVGGPVPLGDWAGTLGRGRARGTEIPCRRMRSGSYVKAMGDLEDSEDSEGSPKPSPKSAARRHSYLKATQHSLSEQQPPPPPRKPRCYALMREDYLWSPLQSACSMQHLSPLPSLKELSTNRSLDNLDCLVSPLEDPPRHRNNDFSQCSGTLGRGSGTQRVSLHTFFQVCGQGFGHSVPYYEGESQAVEALDLPAPTCFRSRSHSYLRAIQAGCSQDEDTASVDSDSPPPTTKGYSYSSNTTVSNRKAPPPVPPRTTSKPLISVTLQSSTESAQDIYLDQQDRGSEANSQSGRSNSSDSLCSIRTASLAKGTQPPPAPVPAATPAPAAGSVPPIPAPRDLPPTTTVATTTTSTSTQNDTLSIGFTLEPPPTAPKRKLSSIGIQVDCVLPVLREELLPLAAPLKFQSIGVQVENGRPRCCTISCHNVLLSRDSSMASRQNTETEPQEPQDATPTENNRANCTNSQTVNTTAPNRQDKAMEQQSFKHTSAPSRISTSPPETLDPALDPSSLPPPDPSLETGNCSTHGDAVQPSTLACLRDGNWFLKLLQAETGRMEGWCQQMEQETKDNKLSEEVLGTIRSAVGSAQLLISQKFEQFRGLCNENLNVNANPRPTAQDLAGFWDLLQLSIEDISMKFDELYQLKANNWQLPEKPEKKDDNKQLPSSVPKKQSKPKLSAGKDRSVDSAVDKQRQEARKRLMAAKRAASVRQNSATESADSIEIYVPEAQTRL from the exons ATGAAAGGGTTAGGAGCCAACCGCAGTCGTCACCTGTCTGACTCGTGTGAACCAGCGGGATGCCCCCAGAAGCCTCTCTGtcctgtgacctctgaccctcacAGCGCCTTTCTGTTGAGCCCCACCATAAACCACTATGGCACCCTGGACCCCCATCTCCACCAGTGCTCTCCCACCAGCCCCACCGCCCTGACCCCTGACTGCCTGCTGCCTTTCAGTCAGATGTCCAACAGCAGCACCTTCCCTCGTCTACATTTCACTTCCCAGACTGATCAGGTTGACTGCTCCCAGGCCTGTAtggctggtggtggtggagttGGGCAGGGCAGCAGGGTGGGTACACTATCCAACTCCTTGTCTATGGGCATGGGCTTGGGTCTGGGCCTTACTGGTGCTCCTATGATCACCAGTGGATCAGCCACAATctcctctgcagcagcagccaagATGAATCGGTTACCCTCCAACCTTTTGGATCAGCTAGAGAGGCACCTGCCCCTGCAGCGTGATGGCTTCAGTACGCTGCAGTTTCATAGAGGACGTATGTCAAAGCAACGCAGTGAGAGCCCAGGACGCATACGCCACCTGATGCACTCTGTGCAGAAGCTATTTGCCAAGTCCCAGTCCCTGGAAAACTCTGCAATCAAAGGCAGCATAAACGGGCGCTCTGCTGGAGGAATGACTAGCACCACAGGAGCTGGTGAGGATGGTGGGAGACCAACCCGCAGGAGCAAGAGTAAAGACAGGGCTAAAACTGAGGGGCCAAAGCAGAGACCTAGGCCCAGTGCACTAGGCCTCTGGAGCTCAGATGATGCCCTGGACACTGACACCACCAAAGCTGGCACTATTGCTGTAGGATACCGCAACCCATTGAGCATGATGACTCTTGGCAGAGCGGTGTCAGACAGCCAGGCCAGACATATCCCACAGGGCTACAACACCATTTCTGCACATACTCTCAAGACCTCGAAAAGCAGCAGTGACCTCAAGTTTCTGGCATGCCCGGCGACACAGGTAGGATCcaaggaagaggagggaagaaTCAGGGGAAGCAAGGATGATACACTGGTGAAGAGGGGCTCCTGGTCCACTCTCACCCTCAGCCAGGCCAGGCAAGTGTTGCAGAAGGGCTCTGCTACAGTCAACAGGACCCTTCTTAAATCAAAGTCATGCCACCAAGACCTGACACAACAGTTCCTTCAGGTAGGAGGACCA GTCCCACTGGGGGACTGGGCAGGAACTCTGGGTCGCGGCCGGGCCAGAGGAACTGAGATCCCCTGTCGAAGGATGCGCAGTGGCAGCTATGTGAAAGCTATGGGAGACTTAGAAGACAGCGAGGACTCAGAGGGAAGCCCTAAACCTTCCCCCAAATCCGCTGCTCGTCGCCACAGCTACCTGAAGGCCACCCAGCACTCCCTGAGTGAGCAGCagccacctccacctccacgcAA GCCTCGTTGCTACGCCCTCATGCGGGAGGATTATCTGTGGTCTCCACTACAGAGTGCATGCTCTATGCAGCATCTGAG CCCCCTGCCTTCCCTGAAAGAGCTGTCGACTAATCGGAGCCTCGATAACTTAGACTGCCTGGTAAGCCCGTTGGAGGACCCTCCACGCCACAGGAACAATGATTTCAGCCAATGCTCTGGCACGCTGGGCAGAGGCTCGGGCACTCAG CGTGTGAGTCTGCACACGTTCTTTCAGGTATGCGGGCAGGGCTTTGGGCACTCAGTACCATACTATGAGGGGGAATCACAGGCAGTGGAGGCTCTGGATCTGCCTGCGCCCACGTGTTTCCGGTCGCGCAGCCACAGCTACCTGCGGGCCATCCAGGCGGGCTGCTCCCAGGATGAAGATACGGCCTCTGTGGACTCAGActcaccaccacccaccactaAAGGCTACAGCTACAGCTCCAACACCA CAGTCAGCAATAGGAAGGCTCCTCCTCCAGTCCCACCCCGCACCACATCCAAGCCCCTCATCTCAGTGACATTGCAGAGCAGCACAGAGTCAGCCCAAGACATATACCTTGACCAGCAGGACCGTGGCAGTGAGGCCAACAGCCAGTCAGGACGCAGCAACTCCTCTGACAGTCTCTGTAGCATCCGCACAGCCAGTCTGGCTAAAGGGACCCAGCCTCCACCAGCCCCTGTCCCTGCTGCAACCCCTGCACCTGCTGCAGGCTCTGTACCTCCTATTCCAGCCCCTCGTGATCTCCCTCCCACCACCACTGTCGCCACTACCACCACTTCCACATCTACCCAAAATGACACCCTGAGCATTGGTTTCACCCTAGAGCCGCCCCCGACTGCCCCCAAGAGGAAACTGTCCTCTATCGGAATTCAG GTGGATTGCGTTCTGCCAGTCTTAAGAGAGGAACTACTTCCCCTGGCTGCACCCCTTAAGTTTCAGTCAATTGGAGTTCAAGTGGAGAACGGCAGGCC AAGATGCTGCACCATCAGCTGCCATAATGTCCT TCTCAGCCGGGACAGCAGCATGGCCTCCAGACAAAATACAGAGACTGAGCCTCAGGAGCCCCAGGATGCCACAcccacagaaaacaacagagccAACTGCACCAACAGTCAAACAGTGAATACCACTGCACCCAACAGACAGGACAAAGCCATGGAACAGCAGTCCTTTAAACACACCTCGGCCCCGTCCAGGATATCGACTTCACCCCCAGAGACTCTGGACCCAGCTTTAGATCCCTCCTCGCTGCCACCGCCAGATCCCAGCCTGGAGACCGGAAACTGCAGCACCCATGGAGATGCTGTTCAGCCTAGCACGCTAGCTTGCCTCCGAGACGGTAACTGGTTTCTGAAGCTGCTGCAGGCGGAAACAGGGCGCATGGAGGGCTGGTGTCAACAGATGGAGCAGGAGACCAAAGACAACAAGCTGTCAGAGGAGG TGTTGGGGACAATCCGCAGTGCAGTAGGCAGTGCTCAGCTCCTCATATCACAGAAGTTTGAGCAGTTCAGAGGGCTCTGTAATGAGAACTTG AACGTAAACGCCAACCCCCGACCAACAGCACAGGATCTTGCAGGGTTCTGGGATCTGCTGCAACTTTCAATAGAAGACATCAGCATGAAGTTTGATGAGCTCTACCAGCTAAAAGCCAACAACTGGCAACTTCCTGAGAAACCAGAGAAGAAG GATGACAACAAGCAGCTTCCATCATCTGTGCCAAAGAAGCAGTCTAAGCCCAAGCTGTCAGCGGGGAAGGACAGGAGCGTGGACTCGGCTGTGGACAAGCAGCGGCAAGAAGCCAGGAAACGGCTGATGGCAGCAAAGCGCGCGGCATCAGTACGACAGAATTCCGCCACGGAAAGCGCTGACAGCATCGAAATCTATGTCCCCGAGGCCCAGACCCGCCTCTGA
- the dlgap4a gene encoding disks large-associated protein 4 isoform X4 has protein sequence MKGLGANRSRHLSDSCEPAGCPQKPLCPVTSDPHSAFLLSPTINHYGTLDPHLHQCSPTSPTALTPDCLLPFSQMSNSSTFPRLHFTSQTDQVDCSQACMAGGGGVGQGSRVGTLSNSLSMGMGLGLGLTGAPMITSGSATISSAAAAKMNRLPSNLLDQLERHLPLQRDGFSTLQFHRGRMSKQRSESPGRIRHLMHSVQKLFAKSQSLENSAIKGSINGRSAGGMTSTTGAGEDGGRPTRRSKSKDRAKTEGPKQRPRPSALGLWSSDDALDTDTTKAGTIAVGYRNPLSMMTLGRAVSDSQARHIPQGYNTISAHTLKTSKSSSDLKFLACPATQVGSKEEEGRIRGSKDDTLVKRGSWSTLTLSQARQVLQKGSATVNRTLLKSKSCHQDLTQQFLQVGGPVPLGDWAGTLGRGRARGTEIPCRRMRSGSYVKAMGDLEDSEDSEGSPKPSPKSAARRHSYLKATQHSLSEQQPPPPPRKPRCYALMREDYLWSPLQSACSMQHLSPLPSLKELSTNRSLDNLDCLVSPLEDPPRHRNNDFSQCSGTLGRGSGTQVCGQGFGHSVPYYEGESQAVEALDLPAPTCFRSRSHSYLRAIQAGCSQDEDTASVDSDSPPPTTKGYSYSSNTTVSNRKAPPPVPPRTTSKPLISVTLQSSTESAQDIYLDQQDRGSEANSQSGRSNSSDSLCSIRTASLAKGTQPPPAPVPAATPAPAAGSVPPIPAPRDLPPTTTVATTTTSTSTQNDTLSIGFTLEPPPTAPKRKLSSIGIQVDCVLPVLREELLPLAAPLKFQSIGVQVENGRPRCCTISCHNVLLSRDSSMASRQNTETEPQEPQDATPTENNRANCTNSQTVNTTAPNRQDKAMEQQSFKHTSAPSRISTSPPETLDPALDPSSLPPPDPSLETGNCSTHGDAVQPSTLACLRDGNWFLKLLQAETGRMEGWCQQMEQETKDNKLSEEVLGTIRSAVGSAQLLISQKFEQFRGLCNENLNVNANPRPTAQDLAGFWDLLQLSIEDISMKFDELYQLKANNWQLPEKPEKKDDNKQLPSSVPKKQSKPKLSAGKDRSVDSAVDKQRQEARKRLMAAKRAASVRQNSATESADSIEIYVPEAQTRL, from the exons ATGAAAGGGTTAGGAGCCAACCGCAGTCGTCACCTGTCTGACTCGTGTGAACCAGCGGGATGCCCCCAGAAGCCTCTCTGtcctgtgacctctgaccctcacAGCGCCTTTCTGTTGAGCCCCACCATAAACCACTATGGCACCCTGGACCCCCATCTCCACCAGTGCTCTCCCACCAGCCCCACCGCCCTGACCCCTGACTGCCTGCTGCCTTTCAGTCAGATGTCCAACAGCAGCACCTTCCCTCGTCTACATTTCACTTCCCAGACTGATCAGGTTGACTGCTCCCAGGCCTGTAtggctggtggtggtggagttGGGCAGGGCAGCAGGGTGGGTACACTATCCAACTCCTTGTCTATGGGCATGGGCTTGGGTCTGGGCCTTACTGGTGCTCCTATGATCACCAGTGGATCAGCCACAATctcctctgcagcagcagccaagATGAATCGGTTACCCTCCAACCTTTTGGATCAGCTAGAGAGGCACCTGCCCCTGCAGCGTGATGGCTTCAGTACGCTGCAGTTTCATAGAGGACGTATGTCAAAGCAACGCAGTGAGAGCCCAGGACGCATACGCCACCTGATGCACTCTGTGCAGAAGCTATTTGCCAAGTCCCAGTCCCTGGAAAACTCTGCAATCAAAGGCAGCATAAACGGGCGCTCTGCTGGAGGAATGACTAGCACCACAGGAGCTGGTGAGGATGGTGGGAGACCAACCCGCAGGAGCAAGAGTAAAGACAGGGCTAAAACTGAGGGGCCAAAGCAGAGACCTAGGCCCAGTGCACTAGGCCTCTGGAGCTCAGATGATGCCCTGGACACTGACACCACCAAAGCTGGCACTATTGCTGTAGGATACCGCAACCCATTGAGCATGATGACTCTTGGCAGAGCGGTGTCAGACAGCCAGGCCAGACATATCCCACAGGGCTACAACACCATTTCTGCACATACTCTCAAGACCTCGAAAAGCAGCAGTGACCTCAAGTTTCTGGCATGCCCGGCGACACAGGTAGGATCcaaggaagaggagggaagaaTCAGGGGAAGCAAGGATGATACACTGGTGAAGAGGGGCTCCTGGTCCACTCTCACCCTCAGCCAGGCCAGGCAAGTGTTGCAGAAGGGCTCTGCTACAGTCAACAGGACCCTTCTTAAATCAAAGTCATGCCACCAAGACCTGACACAACAGTTCCTTCAGGTAGGAGGACCA GTCCCACTGGGGGACTGGGCAGGAACTCTGGGTCGCGGCCGGGCCAGAGGAACTGAGATCCCCTGTCGAAGGATGCGCAGTGGCAGCTATGTGAAAGCTATGGGAGACTTAGAAGACAGCGAGGACTCAGAGGGAAGCCCTAAACCTTCCCCCAAATCCGCTGCTCGTCGCCACAGCTACCTGAAGGCCACCCAGCACTCCCTGAGTGAGCAGCagccacctccacctccacgcAA GCCTCGTTGCTACGCCCTCATGCGGGAGGATTATCTGTGGTCTCCACTACAGAGTGCATGCTCTATGCAGCATCTGAG CCCCCTGCCTTCCCTGAAAGAGCTGTCGACTAATCGGAGCCTCGATAACTTAGACTGCCTGGTAAGCCCGTTGGAGGACCCTCCACGCCACAGGAACAATGATTTCAGCCAATGCTCTGGCACGCTGGGCAGAGGCTCGGGCACTCAG GTATGCGGGCAGGGCTTTGGGCACTCAGTACCATACTATGAGGGGGAATCACAGGCAGTGGAGGCTCTGGATCTGCCTGCGCCCACGTGTTTCCGGTCGCGCAGCCACAGCTACCTGCGGGCCATCCAGGCGGGCTGCTCCCAGGATGAAGATACGGCCTCTGTGGACTCAGActcaccaccacccaccactaAAGGCTACAGCTACAGCTCCAACACCA CAGTCAGCAATAGGAAGGCTCCTCCTCCAGTCCCACCCCGCACCACATCCAAGCCCCTCATCTCAGTGACATTGCAGAGCAGCACAGAGTCAGCCCAAGACATATACCTTGACCAGCAGGACCGTGGCAGTGAGGCCAACAGCCAGTCAGGACGCAGCAACTCCTCTGACAGTCTCTGTAGCATCCGCACAGCCAGTCTGGCTAAAGGGACCCAGCCTCCACCAGCCCCTGTCCCTGCTGCAACCCCTGCACCTGCTGCAGGCTCTGTACCTCCTATTCCAGCCCCTCGTGATCTCCCTCCCACCACCACTGTCGCCACTACCACCACTTCCACATCTACCCAAAATGACACCCTGAGCATTGGTTTCACCCTAGAGCCGCCCCCGACTGCCCCCAAGAGGAAACTGTCCTCTATCGGAATTCAG GTGGATTGCGTTCTGCCAGTCTTAAGAGAGGAACTACTTCCCCTGGCTGCACCCCTTAAGTTTCAGTCAATTGGAGTTCAAGTGGAGAACGGCAGGCC AAGATGCTGCACCATCAGCTGCCATAATGTCCT TCTCAGCCGGGACAGCAGCATGGCCTCCAGACAAAATACAGAGACTGAGCCTCAGGAGCCCCAGGATGCCACAcccacagaaaacaacagagccAACTGCACCAACAGTCAAACAGTGAATACCACTGCACCCAACAGACAGGACAAAGCCATGGAACAGCAGTCCTTTAAACACACCTCGGCCCCGTCCAGGATATCGACTTCACCCCCAGAGACTCTGGACCCAGCTTTAGATCCCTCCTCGCTGCCACCGCCAGATCCCAGCCTGGAGACCGGAAACTGCAGCACCCATGGAGATGCTGTTCAGCCTAGCACGCTAGCTTGCCTCCGAGACGGTAACTGGTTTCTGAAGCTGCTGCAGGCGGAAACAGGGCGCATGGAGGGCTGGTGTCAACAGATGGAGCAGGAGACCAAAGACAACAAGCTGTCAGAGGAGG TGTTGGGGACAATCCGCAGTGCAGTAGGCAGTGCTCAGCTCCTCATATCACAGAAGTTTGAGCAGTTCAGAGGGCTCTGTAATGAGAACTTG AACGTAAACGCCAACCCCCGACCAACAGCACAGGATCTTGCAGGGTTCTGGGATCTGCTGCAACTTTCAATAGAAGACATCAGCATGAAGTTTGATGAGCTCTACCAGCTAAAAGCCAACAACTGGCAACTTCCTGAGAAACCAGAGAAGAAG GATGACAACAAGCAGCTTCCATCATCTGTGCCAAAGAAGCAGTCTAAGCCCAAGCTGTCAGCGGGGAAGGACAGGAGCGTGGACTCGGCTGTGGACAAGCAGCGGCAAGAAGCCAGGAAACGGCTGATGGCAGCAAAGCGCGCGGCATCAGTACGACAGAATTCCGCCACGGAAAGCGCTGACAGCATCGAAATCTATGTCCCCGAGGCCCAGACCCGCCTCTGA